The Vibrio chagasii genome includes a region encoding these proteins:
- a CDS encoding DUF2989 domain-containing protein, whose protein sequence is MKWLAISLLPFTLVGCLEGNKNTDQLCQSNPGLRCEQLNMNDGQCRVARTDLIWHRFEVQKQPTEINKIKEFELVTAYKKCLELAAQIETIDQSKLQERRFTSLMHSIEESERIVSELSQSDTPETLYFLWSQNGDTNARRSFLQLEGTEALNTAEMQYALATFYTTRDHVKTLKLLNNALTLSSNSNVNTEIFKSMASINHSLGNMEEAYVWAMVAKDFNVPIASESELAVLYHFEKPKYKQLNKDADKIVEAIEDGVYSPAVVKSYE, encoded by the coding sequence ATGAAATGGTTGGCAATTAGCCTATTACCTTTCACTCTGGTTGGGTGTCTTGAGGGCAACAAAAATACCGATCAGTTGTGCCAGAGCAATCCTGGGTTGCGCTGTGAACAGCTGAACATGAACGACGGACAGTGCCGCGTGGCGCGTACCGACCTTATCTGGCATCGCTTTGAAGTTCAAAAACAACCAACCGAAATCAATAAGATCAAAGAGTTCGAATTGGTCACAGCCTATAAAAAATGTCTTGAGCTTGCCGCGCAGATAGAAACGATCGATCAATCTAAACTTCAAGAACGTCGCTTTACTTCTTTAATGCACAGCATCGAAGAGTCTGAACGCATTGTTAGTGAACTGTCTCAATCAGACACGCCAGAAACGCTCTACTTCTTGTGGTCACAAAACGGGGATACCAACGCAAGACGCAGCTTCTTACAACTAGAAGGAACAGAAGCGTTGAATACGGCAGAGATGCAGTATGCCCTAGCGACTTTCTACACCACTCGAGACCATGTAAAGACGTTAAAACTACTTAATAACGCATTGACCTTATCGAGTAATTCGAACGTCAACACTGAAATTTTTAAGTCGATGGCCAGTATTAATCACAGCCTAGGCAATATGGAAGAAGCATACGTATGGGCAATGGTCGCTAAAGACTTTAATGTGCCTATCGCATCGGAGTCTGAGCTCGCTGTTCTCTATCACTTTGAAAAGCCAAAATATAAGCAGTTGAATAAAGACGCAGACAAAATTGTTGAAGCCATTGAAGACGGCGTTTACAGCCCTGCTGTTGTAAAAAGCTACGAGTAA
- the msrB gene encoding peptide-methionine (R)-S-oxide reductase MsrB translates to MIKPDEYWRERLTDDEFEVCRLRGTEAPFSGKLLHNHKTGVYSCTCCQAPLFLSDNKYDSGCGWPSFDAPVNDTAIRYIEDLSHGMKRVEIRCSACDSHLGHVFPDGPKTTGERFCVNSVSLIFNKNDESTK, encoded by the coding sequence ATGATAAAGCCTGATGAATACTGGCGTGAGCGCCTAACAGACGATGAGTTTGAAGTGTGTCGTTTGCGTGGTACTGAAGCCCCTTTTAGCGGAAAATTGTTACACAACCATAAGACGGGTGTGTATAGCTGCACATGCTGCCAAGCCCCATTATTCCTGTCGGATAACAAATATGATTCTGGGTGCGGGTGGCCGAGCTTCGATGCTCCTGTAAACGATACAGCAATACGCTATATAGAAGATCTAAGTCACGGAATGAAGCGTGTAGAGATTCGTTGTAGTGCCTGCGATAGCCACCTAGGTCACGTTTTTCCTGATGGTCCGAAGACAACTGGCGAACGTTTTTGTGTTAATTCTGTGTCGTTAATTTTCAACAAAAATGACGAAAGTACGAAATAA
- the gap gene encoding type I glyceraldehyde-3-phosphate dehydrogenase: MTIKVGINGFGRIGRFVFRAAQERNDIEVVGINDLIDVEYMAYMLKYDSTHGRFNGTVEVEGGNLIVNGKTVRVTAERNPEDLKWDAIDVDVVAEATGLFLTDETARKHITAGAKKVVLTGPSKDATPMFVMGVNQATYAGQDIVSNASCTTNCLAPIAKVLNDKWGIESGLMTTVHATTATQKTVDGPSAKDWRGGRGASQNIIPSSTGAAKAVGVVLPELNGLLTGMAFRVPTANVSVVDLTVNLKEAASYEEICAAMKEASEGEMAGVLGYTEDQVVSQDFIGEVNTSVFDAKAGVALTDKFVKVVSWYDNEIGYSNKVLDLIAHISK, from the coding sequence ATGACTATCAAAGTAGGTATTAATGGTTTTGGCCGTATCGGTCGTTTTGTATTCCGTGCAGCGCAAGAGCGCAATGACATCGAAGTTGTTGGTATCAACGATCTTATCGACGTTGAATACATGGCATACATGCTGAAGTACGACTCAACTCACGGCCGTTTCAACGGTACTGTTGAAGTTGAAGGCGGTAACCTAATCGTTAACGGTAAAACTGTACGTGTTACAGCTGAGCGTAACCCAGAAGATCTTAAGTGGGATGCAATCGACGTAGACGTTGTTGCTGAAGCAACTGGTCTTTTCCTAACTGACGAGACTGCACGTAAGCACATCACTGCTGGTGCTAAGAAAGTTGTTCTTACTGGTCCTTCTAAAGACGCAACTCCAATGTTCGTTATGGGCGTTAACCAAGCAACTTACGCTGGTCAAGACATCGTTTCTAACGCTTCTTGTACTACTAACTGTCTTGCACCTATCGCTAAAGTTCTTAACGACAAGTGGGGCATCGAGTCTGGTCTAATGACTACAGTTCACGCTACTACAGCAACTCAAAAAACTGTAGATGGTCCTTCTGCTAAAGACTGGCGCGGTGGCCGTGGTGCTTCTCAAAACATCATCCCATCTTCAACTGGTGCTGCTAAAGCTGTAGGCGTTGTTCTTCCAGAACTAAACGGCCTTCTAACTGGTATGGCTTTCCGTGTACCAACAGCTAACGTTTCTGTAGTTGACCTAACAGTTAACCTAAAAGAAGCTGCTTCTTACGAAGAAATCTGTGCTGCAATGAAAGAAGCTTCTGAAGGCGAAATGGCTGGCGTTCTAGGTTACACTGAAGACCAAGTTGTTTCTCAAGACTTCATCGGCGAAGTTAACACTTCAGTATTCGATGCTAAAGCTGGTGTTGCTCTAACTGACAAATTCGTTAAAGTTGTATCTTGGTACGACAACGAAATCGGTTACTCAAACAAAGTTCTTGACCTAATCGCTCACATCTCTAAGTAA
- a CDS encoding D-hexose-6-phosphate mutarotase, with product MDLSTLPALAVLSDNVTIVEHQGIKLVRVIHEKADAAISLFGGHVVSFQPQGQEDLIWMSQQAKFDGKTALRGGIPVCWPWFGRIAAPAHGFARSSEWQLVEHRESEAGVIVSLGLKPSEETLAVWPHQFDARLNVEIGDELKVTLDVKNTDSQPWTFSGALHTYLNVADIHNTTTTGMGAEYIDSLQGGKICQGGAELVLTDTIDRVYTQPEAQILVADKKLERTLTVENQGHNSAVLWNPWAEGAAGMGDMQDDGYLTMLCVESTLHAPSLESGKTLQPGENHQLITTISVQ from the coding sequence ATGGATTTATCAACTCTACCTGCACTGGCTGTACTTTCTGACAACGTGACTATTGTTGAACACCAAGGTATAAAACTAGTTCGCGTTATTCACGAGAAGGCAGATGCGGCGATTTCACTGTTTGGCGGTCATGTTGTGTCGTTCCAACCACAAGGTCAAGAAGACCTAATTTGGATGAGTCAACAAGCTAAGTTTGATGGCAAAACAGCATTGCGTGGTGGTATTCCAGTATGTTGGCCTTGGTTTGGTCGCATTGCGGCACCTGCGCATGGATTTGCACGCTCAAGTGAATGGCAATTAGTTGAGCACCGTGAAAGTGAAGCGGGTGTGATTGTAAGCTTAGGTCTGAAGCCTAGTGAAGAGACGCTGGCAGTATGGCCTCATCAGTTCGATGCTCGCCTAAATGTTGAGATTGGTGATGAGCTAAAAGTAACATTAGATGTGAAGAACACAGATTCTCAACCATGGACTTTCTCTGGTGCGCTGCACACTTACCTAAACGTTGCAGACATCCATAACACAACCACCACAGGTATGGGTGCTGAGTACATCGACAGCTTACAAGGTGGCAAGATCTGCCAAGGCGGTGCTGAGCTTGTGCTAACCGACACCATTGACCGAGTGTACACTCAGCCAGAAGCGCAAATCTTAGTTGCGGACAAAAAACTTGAGCGTACTTTAACAGTTGAAAACCAAGGCCATAACTCTGCGGTCTTGTGGAACCCTTGGGCAGAAGGTGCTGCTGGTATGGGCGACATGCAAGATGATGGCTACCTCACCATGCTATGTGTTGAATCAACATTGCACGCGCCAAGTTTAGAGTCAGGTAAAACACTTCAGCCTGGCGAGAACCACCAGCTGATTACAACGATTTCTGTTCAGTAA
- a CDS encoding nucleoside hydrolase translates to MKKKIILDTDPGIDDAMAILFAEAHPEIELMGITTVYGNATIDNGTQNALYLKQKFGMNALVAKGTDKPLVREPVGATVVVHGEAGFGDVKAPSSLDVSAIEKPAYQFIIDSVRAEPGEITLVAVGPLTNLALALEAAPDIVELVKELVIMGGAFGENDHRGNVTPFAEANIHDDPHAADKVFTASWPVTVIGLDVTVESFFTAQYLDDLRDDAGEVGQFIWDVSRYYLKFYSEKVGMEGCHVHDPSAIAYVIQPSLFECRSGAIRVVTDGPAEGMTIQKSDQRKYMNDEWSSFPAQKVGVKVDDEALLSLYRETLVRYSQS, encoded by the coding sequence ATGAAAAAGAAAATTATCCTCGATACGGACCCAGGCATTGATGACGCAATGGCCATTTTATTTGCTGAAGCTCATCCAGAGATTGAGCTGATGGGGATTACGACGGTCTATGGCAATGCGACGATAGACAACGGCACTCAGAATGCGCTTTATCTAAAGCAGAAGTTTGGTATGAATGCGCTAGTGGCAAAGGGCACTGATAAGCCATTAGTCAGAGAGCCAGTTGGCGCTACCGTGGTCGTACATGGTGAAGCGGGTTTTGGTGATGTGAAAGCGCCAAGTTCACTAGATGTCTCAGCGATTGAAAAGCCCGCTTATCAGTTCATTATTGATAGTGTTCGTGCTGAGCCTGGAGAGATTACCCTCGTGGCTGTTGGGCCTCTCACTAACCTTGCTCTGGCGTTGGAAGCTGCCCCTGACATTGTCGAATTGGTTAAGGAATTGGTCATTATGGGCGGAGCCTTTGGTGAAAATGACCACAGAGGTAATGTGACGCCGTTTGCTGAAGCGAACATACACGATGATCCTCATGCTGCAGACAAGGTCTTCACGGCATCATGGCCTGTGACGGTTATCGGGCTTGATGTAACAGTGGAGAGCTTCTTTACTGCTCAATATTTGGATGATTTAAGAGATGATGCTGGAGAGGTAGGGCAGTTCATCTGGGATGTAAGCCGTTACTATTTGAAGTTCTACTCAGAAAAGGTGGGAATGGAAGGCTGTCACGTTCACGATCCATCAGCTATTGCTTATGTTATCCAACCTTCTTTATTTGAGTGCCGAAGTGGTGCTATTAGAGTTGTAACAGACGGCCCTGCTGAAGGTATGACCATCCAGAAAAGCGACCAACGCAAATACATGAATGATGAGTGGAGTTCATTCCCAGCGCAGAAGGTCGGCGTTAAAGTAGACGATGAAGCGTTGTTGTCACTCTACAGAGAGACGTTAGTTCGATATTCTCAGAGTTAA
- the rlmA gene encoding 23S rRNA (guanine(745)-N(1))-methyltransferase, with translation MHYQCPLCHQPLSQNDRTFKCEKNHQFDLAKEGYVNLMPAHHKRSKDPGDNKEMMQARRRFLEGNHYDPMRQAVVGLCSSYLPDTDPSLLDIGCGEGYYTNEIALNLQDKNGAIFGLDISKIAIKYAAKRYPAVDFSVASSHRLPFAENSLDGILRIYAPCKAEELQRTIKDNGVVITVTPASRHLYQLRDAIYDGVRLHDEDPELIEGFTLEHQEHLNYMMELSGSDAFDLLQMTPFAWKATEEFKQQLTNAEQFNCEADFMLRVYRKKI, from the coding sequence ATGCACTACCAATGCCCTCTGTGTCACCAACCTTTATCTCAAAACGATCGTACGTTTAAGTGTGAAAAGAACCATCAGTTCGATTTAGCAAAAGAAGGCTACGTCAACTTAATGCCTGCACATCATAAACGTTCAAAAGATCCAGGTGACAACAAAGAGATGATGCAAGCACGTCGTCGCTTCCTTGAAGGCAACCATTACGATCCTATGCGCCAAGCGGTAGTCGGCTTATGCTCTAGCTACCTGCCAGACACAGATCCTAGCCTGTTGGATATTGGCTGTGGCGAGGGATATTACACCAATGAAATCGCGTTGAATCTCCAGGATAAGAACGGTGCTATTTTTGGCCTAGACATTTCTAAGATTGCTATCAAATACGCCGCTAAACGCTACCCAGCAGTCGACTTCTCTGTTGCCTCTAGCCATCGCCTACCCTTTGCTGAAAACAGCTTAGACGGCATTCTACGCATTTATGCACCATGTAAGGCAGAAGAGCTCCAACGCACAATTAAAGACAATGGTGTCGTGATTACAGTAACACCAGCAAGCCGACACCTATATCAGTTGCGTGACGCCATTTATGATGGTGTGCGTTTACACGATGAAGATCCTGAATTGATCGAAGGTTTTACTCTTGAGCACCAAGAGCATCTAAACTATATGATGGAACTATCGGGGTCAGATGCATTCGACCTGCTACAGATGACGCCGTTTGCTTGGAAAGCGACTGAAGAGTTTAAACAACAACTCACCAACGCAGAGCAATTCAACTGTGAAGCTGACTTTATGCTAAGAGTGTACCGCAAAAAGATTTAA
- a CDS encoding ChaN family lipoprotein: MQRIILIGLATLLTACANQPSENTSQKVVQPETVSTYYDYQFASPKGEALSLNALPQELLDADVILIGEWHTHSAIHRFQTDFLKARQNTGLNIALSMEQFTREHQDTLNRYLNDEIGEQVLISQAAAWPNYESDYRALVEFAKANDLDVIAANAPKPFVQCIGRKGLPYLEQLSSEQRDWVATEVNIGDSPYKDKFMASMHHGTPEQTEKQFAAQVTWDETMAESIVDYLATNPDKQVIHVAGKFHTEGGLGTAASISRRNPDLKVAIITPVDALSSDSSDYQLQVLSPPIRFVQKENRMKAYKHLSKRSSDLQCD, encoded by the coding sequence ATGCAACGTATTATTCTTATCGGATTAGCCACTCTTCTCACAGCTTGTGCTAATCAACCTTCAGAAAACACTTCTCAAAAAGTGGTTCAACCGGAAACCGTTTCCACCTACTACGATTATCAGTTTGCCTCACCAAAAGGTGAAGCACTCTCTCTTAACGCTTTACCTCAAGAACTGCTAGACGCTGACGTTATTCTTATTGGCGAATGGCACACTCATTCCGCCATCCACCGCTTTCAAACTGACTTCTTAAAAGCGCGCCAAAACACAGGTTTAAACATTGCCCTGTCAATGGAACAGTTCACTCGAGAACACCAAGACACACTTAACCGATACCTAAACGATGAGATTGGTGAACAAGTGCTTATCTCTCAGGCTGCCGCTTGGCCAAATTACGAAAGTGATTACCGCGCATTAGTAGAGTTCGCAAAAGCGAATGACTTAGATGTTATCGCAGCGAATGCACCAAAGCCCTTTGTTCAGTGTATTGGCCGTAAAGGGTTACCGTATCTAGAACAGCTTTCTTCGGAACAGAGAGATTGGGTAGCGACTGAAGTTAATATTGGCGATAGCCCTTACAAAGACAAGTTCATGGCATCGATGCACCACGGTACGCCTGAACAAACTGAAAAGCAGTTTGCCGCTCAAGTGACTTGGGATGAAACCATGGCGGAATCGATTGTCGATTACCTAGCAACGAACCCTGACAAACAAGTGATTCATGTCGCAGGTAAATTCCATACGGAAGGTGGTTTAGGCACAGCCGCTTCTATCTCGCGTCGCAATCCTGACCTGAAAGTCGCCATCATCACGCCTGTTGATGCATTGTCTTCAGATTCAAGTGATTACCAACTACAGGTATTGTCTCCACCCATACGTTTTGTTCAGAAAGAAAACCGCATGAAGGCATATAAACACCTATCTAAACGCAGCTCAGATCTACAATGTGATTGA
- a CDS encoding BCCT family transporter translates to MKNTFELIDKPTFFGAIALLLTIVFPLILFPAQGADWIAVAKTFMTDQLGFLYLALGLAACAFMVYVVFSDMGQIKLGEADEEPEFKTASWAAMLFCGGIGASILYWGCIEWAYYYQSPPFQLEPGSEEAVRWAATYGLFHWGPIAWSIYLIPAIPIAYFFYVRKQPVLKISSALMPVLGEHRSKGVPGKIVDILFIFGLLGGAATTLGLAAPLITEGLNHLFGLPKNNLTQVTVLLVCTAIFAYSSYAGLEKGIKILSNINFWGAMGLLAFVLIAGPTIFMLETGLDSIGRLLSNFFVMATWAEPFGGYGTFENTHFPQDWTIFYWAWWLVFAPSMGLFVARISRGRTIKQMVSGSIFFGSLGCFLFFMILGNYGLSLQLSGELDVVAVLNNEGATKAIFSMLAQLPMSTIVIAVFTLLCIIFTATTFDSISYILASVVQNNVTEEPMRWNRMFWAFTLSFLPTILMFLGGLSTLQTAAIVGGLPLLAISVMLMISAVRATSLDLRHQDAYIEPTINIEELPDMDPWSAEGMALAQFEKERDAAQEAAELERVAYTELAAVKKEIRAYVLEQGSQMETHELPENLQQALEQAESNLSAAQAKKVELSEQAQNARIAFNQVVADLPLA, encoded by the coding sequence GTGAAAAACACTTTTGAGCTTATCGATAAGCCAACCTTCTTTGGTGCGATTGCACTCCTCCTCACGATAGTTTTCCCGCTCATTCTGTTCCCTGCTCAAGGCGCAGACTGGATTGCGGTTGCGAAAACATTCATGACTGATCAACTTGGTTTTCTATATCTAGCGCTAGGTCTCGCAGCCTGTGCATTTATGGTGTACGTGGTGTTCAGTGATATGGGACAAATTAAACTAGGCGAAGCTGATGAAGAGCCTGAGTTTAAAACTGCTTCATGGGCTGCCATGCTATTTTGTGGGGGTATCGGTGCAAGTATCTTGTACTGGGGCTGTATTGAGTGGGCTTACTACTACCAATCACCTCCTTTCCAACTAGAGCCTGGCAGTGAAGAAGCAGTACGCTGGGCAGCGACCTACGGTCTGTTCCACTGGGGACCAATCGCATGGTCTATCTACCTAATTCCGGCAATTCCTATCGCTTACTTCTTCTACGTACGTAAACAACCTGTTCTAAAGATCTCAAGTGCACTAATGCCTGTTCTTGGTGAGCACCGTAGTAAAGGCGTACCAGGAAAGATCGTTGATATCCTATTCATTTTCGGCCTATTAGGTGGCGCAGCAACAACCTTAGGTTTAGCAGCACCTCTAATCACCGAAGGCTTGAATCACCTGTTTGGCCTACCGAAAAACAACCTGACACAAGTGACGGTTCTTTTGGTCTGTACTGCTATTTTTGCTTACTCGTCTTACGCAGGTTTGGAAAAAGGCATTAAGATCCTGAGTAACATCAACTTCTGGGGTGCAATGGGTCTATTGGCTTTCGTACTGATTGCTGGTCCAACGATCTTCATGCTGGAAACCGGCTTAGACTCGATTGGCCGTCTGCTGTCTAACTTCTTCGTGATGGCGACATGGGCTGAACCATTTGGTGGCTACGGCACATTCGAAAATACGCACTTCCCACAAGACTGGACGATTTTTTACTGGGCATGGTGGCTAGTATTTGCACCAAGTATGGGTCTATTTGTAGCGCGTATCTCTCGCGGTCGAACCATCAAACAAATGGTGTCAGGTTCTATCTTCTTTGGTTCACTAGGTTGCTTCCTATTCTTCATGATCTTGGGTAACTACGGTCTGTCTCTACAACTGTCTGGCGAGCTAGATGTTGTAGCTGTACTAAACAATGAAGGCGCAACTAAGGCTATCTTCTCGATGCTGGCACAGTTACCGATGAGCACAATCGTTATCGCGGTATTTACACTACTGTGTATCATTTTCACTGCGACTACCTTTGACTCTATCTCATACATCCTTGCCTCTGTTGTTCAGAACAACGTGACAGAAGAACCAATGCGTTGGAACCGTATGTTCTGGGCATTCACACTGTCGTTCTTACCAACGATTCTGATGTTCCTGGGTGGCTTGAGTACGTTACAAACTGCAGCGATTGTTGGTGGCCTACCGCTACTGGCTATCTCTGTGATGTTGATGATTTCAGCAGTGCGCGCAACTAGCCTCGATTTACGTCACCAAGATGCGTACATCGAACCAACGATTAACATCGAAGAACTGCCAGACATGGATCCATGGTCAGCTGAAGGTATGGCACTGGCGCAGTTTGAGAAAGAAAGAGACGCTGCGCAAGAAGCTGCAGAGCTTGAGCGTGTTGCTTATACAGAACTAGCAGCAGTGAAAAAAGAAATTCGCGCTT